From one Marmota flaviventris isolate mMarFla1 chromosome 1, mMarFla1.hap1, whole genome shotgun sequence genomic stretch:
- the Wdr91 gene encoding WD repeat-containing protein 91 isoform X1 has protein sequence MAEAVERTDELVREYLLFRGFTHTLRQLDAEIKADKEKGFRVDKIVDQLQQLMQVYDLAALRDYWSYLERRLFSRLEDIYRPTINKLKTSLFRFYLVYTIQTNRNDKAQEFFAKQATELQNQAEWKDWFVLPFLPSPDTNPTFATYFSRQWADTFIVSLHNFLSVLFQCMPVPVILNFDAECQRTNQIQEENEVLRQKLFALQAEIHRLKKEEQQPEEEAALVQHKLPPYVSNMDRLGDSELAMVCSQRTTSLSQSPRVGFLSSLLPQSKKSPSRLSPAQGPLQTQSSVKKESFSSQASKGKDLVPGAKDGKSLLGGPASGESSWVQQRQRRLQDHGKERKELFSTTSSQCAEKKLEASGPEAEPCPDLHMEPVEPLTRVSTAGPEGGGRPEQPFIVLGQEEYGEHHSSIMHCRVDCSGRRVASLDVDGVIKVWSFNPIMQTKASSISKSPLLSLEWATKRDRLLLLGSGVGTVRLYDTEAKKNLCEININDDMPRILSLACSPNGASFVCSAAAPSLTSQVDSLAPDIGSKGMNQVPGKLLLWDTKSMKQQLQFSLDPEPIAVNCTAFNHNGNLLVTGAADGVIRLFDMQQHECAMSWRAHCGEVCSVEFSCDENAVYSIGEDGKFIQWNIHKSGLKVSEYSLPSDATGPFVLSGYSGYKQVQVPRGRLFAFDSEGNYMLTCSATGGVIYKLGGDEKVLESCLSLGGHRAPVVTVDWSTAMDCGTCLTASMDGKIKLTTLLAHKL, from the exons ATGGCGGAGGCGGTGGAGCGCACAGACGAGCTGGTCCGGGAGTACCTGCTCTTTCGAGGCTTCACGCACACACTGCGGCAGCTGGACGCCGAAATCAAGGCGGACAAGGAGAAGGGGTTCCGG GTGGACAAGATTGTGGACCAGCTACAGCAGTTAATGCAGGTGTATGACTTAGCTGCCCTTCGGGATTACTGGAGCTACCTGGAACGAAGGCTCTTTAGCCGCTTGGAGGATATATATAGACCCACCATCAACAAGCTGAAAACCAGCCTTTTCCGCTTTTATCTTGTCTACACAATCCAG ACAAACAGAAATGACAAGGCTCAGGAATTCTTTGCAAAGCAGGCCACAGAGCTTCAGAACCAGGCTGAGTGGAAGGATTGGTTTGTCCTGCCTTTCCTGCCATCCCCAGACACCAACCCCACCTTTGCTACCTACTTTTCTCGACAGTGGGCTGACACCTTTATTGTGTCCCTCCACAACTTCCTGAGTGTCCtgtttcagtgcatg CCAGTTCCAGTGATCCTGAACTTTGATGCAGAGTGCCAGAGGACGAACCAgattcaagaagaaaatgaagttctGCGTCAGAAG CTTTTTGCCTTGCAAGCTGAAATCCACCGACTAAAGAAGGAGGAGCAGCAACCTGAAGAGGAGGCGGCCTTGGTCCAACACAAATTGCCTCCTTATGTCTCCAATATGGACCGCCTGGGGGACTCAGAGCT AGCCATGGTATGCAGCCAGAGGACCACCTCCCTCTCCCAGTCGCCTCGAGTAGGATTCCTGTCCTCGTTGCTGCCTCAGAGTAAGAAGAGCCCCTCAAGGTTGTCGCCTGCCCAGGGACCTCTGCAGACTCAGAGCTCAGTCAAGAAAGAGTCCTTCAGCAGTCAG GCCTCCAAGGGTAAGGACCTGGTGCCAGGGGCCAAGGATGGGAAGAGCCTCCTGGGCGGGCCAGCCTCGGGAGAGTCCAGCTGGGTACAGCAGCGGCAGCGGCGCCTGCAGGACCATGGCAAGGAGAGGAAGGAGCTTTTCTCTACCACCTCCTCCCAG TGTGCAGAGAAGAAACTGGAAGCCAGTGGCCCTGAGGCTGAGCCCTGCCCAGATCTCCACATGGAACCAGTGGAGCCACTGACACGGGTGTCTACAGCAGGCCCCGAGGGAGGAGGCCGCCCAGAGCAGCCCTTCATcgtgctggggcaggaggagtaTGGGGAGCACCACTCTTCCATCATGCACTGTAG AGTGGATTGCTCGGGGAGGAGGGTTGCCAGCTTAGATGTAGACGGGGTCATCAAAGTGTGGTCCTTCAACCCCATCATGCAGACCAAAGCATCTTCCATTTCCAAGTCACCGCTGCTCTCTCTAGAATGGGCCACCAAACGGGACAGGCTG CTCTTGTTGGGCAGTGGTGTGGGAACAGTGCGTCTTTATGACACAGAAGCCAAGAAGAATCTCTGTGAAATCAACATTAATGATGATATGCCCAG AATCCTGTCTCTCGCGTGCAGCCCCAATGGGGCCTCTTTCGTCTGTTCGGCTGCAGCTCCGAGTCTCACTTCCCAGGTGGACTCCTTGGCACCGGACATTGGCAGCAAGGGCATGAACCAGGTTCCTGGCAAGCTGCTACTGTGGGACACGAAGAGCATGAAGCAGCAG CTTCAGTTCTCTCTGGACCCAGAACCCATTGCTGTCAACTGTACAGCCTTCAATCACAATGGGAACCTACTGGTCACAGGAGCAGCTGACGGTGTCATCCGGCTGTTTG ACATGCAGCAGCACGAGTGTGCCATGAGCTGGCGGGCCCACTGCGGGGAGGTCTGCTCCGTGGAGTTCAGCTGTGATGAGAATGCTGTGTACAGCATCGGCGAGGATGGCAAG TTCATCCAATGGAACATCCACAAGAGTGGCTTGAAAGTATCTGAGTACAGCCTCCCCTCGGATGCCACCGGTCCCTTTGTACTGTCTGGTTACAGCGGCTACAAGCAGGTTCAAGTGCCCAGAGGCCGACTCTTCGCTTTTGACTCAGAGGGCAATTATATGTTGACATGCTCTGCCACAGGGGGAGTCATCTACAAG CTGGGTGGTGATGAGAAGGTTCTGGAGAGCTGCTTGAGCCTGGGTGGCCACCGGGCCCCTGTGGTCACTGTGGACTGGAGCACTGCCATGGACTGTGGGACCTGCCTCACTGCCTCCATGGATGGCAAGATCAAGCTGACCACCCTCCTGGCCCATAAGCTCTGA
- the Wdr91 gene encoding WD repeat-containing protein 91 isoform X2 has protein sequence MDRLGDSELAMVCSQRTTSLSQSPRVGFLSSLLPQSKKSPSRLSPAQGPLQTQSSVKKESFSSQASKGKDLVPGAKDGKSLLGGPASGESSWVQQRQRRLQDHGKERKELFSTTSSQCAEKKLEASGPEAEPCPDLHMEPVEPLTRVSTAGPEGGGRPEQPFIVLGQEEYGEHHSSIMHCRVDCSGRRVASLDVDGVIKVWSFNPIMQTKASSISKSPLLSLEWATKRDRLLLLGSGVGTVRLYDTEAKKNLCEININDDMPRILSLACSPNGASFVCSAAAPSLTSQVDSLAPDIGSKGMNQVPGKLLLWDTKSMKQQLQFSLDPEPIAVNCTAFNHNGNLLVTGAADGVIRLFDMQQHECAMSWRAHCGEVCSVEFSCDENAVYSIGEDGKFIQWNIHKSGLKVSEYSLPSDATGPFVLSGYSGYKQVQVPRGRLFAFDSEGNYMLTCSATGGVIYKLGGDEKVLESCLSLGGHRAPVVTVDWSTAMDCGTCLTASMDGKIKLTTLLAHKL, from the exons ATGGACCGCCTGGGGGACTCAGAGCT AGCCATGGTATGCAGCCAGAGGACCACCTCCCTCTCCCAGTCGCCTCGAGTAGGATTCCTGTCCTCGTTGCTGCCTCAGAGTAAGAAGAGCCCCTCAAGGTTGTCGCCTGCCCAGGGACCTCTGCAGACTCAGAGCTCAGTCAAGAAAGAGTCCTTCAGCAGTCAG GCCTCCAAGGGTAAGGACCTGGTGCCAGGGGCCAAGGATGGGAAGAGCCTCCTGGGCGGGCCAGCCTCGGGAGAGTCCAGCTGGGTACAGCAGCGGCAGCGGCGCCTGCAGGACCATGGCAAGGAGAGGAAGGAGCTTTTCTCTACCACCTCCTCCCAG TGTGCAGAGAAGAAACTGGAAGCCAGTGGCCCTGAGGCTGAGCCCTGCCCAGATCTCCACATGGAACCAGTGGAGCCACTGACACGGGTGTCTACAGCAGGCCCCGAGGGAGGAGGCCGCCCAGAGCAGCCCTTCATcgtgctggggcaggaggagtaTGGGGAGCACCACTCTTCCATCATGCACTGTAG AGTGGATTGCTCGGGGAGGAGGGTTGCCAGCTTAGATGTAGACGGGGTCATCAAAGTGTGGTCCTTCAACCCCATCATGCAGACCAAAGCATCTTCCATTTCCAAGTCACCGCTGCTCTCTCTAGAATGGGCCACCAAACGGGACAGGCTG CTCTTGTTGGGCAGTGGTGTGGGAACAGTGCGTCTTTATGACACAGAAGCCAAGAAGAATCTCTGTGAAATCAACATTAATGATGATATGCCCAG AATCCTGTCTCTCGCGTGCAGCCCCAATGGGGCCTCTTTCGTCTGTTCGGCTGCAGCTCCGAGTCTCACTTCCCAGGTGGACTCCTTGGCACCGGACATTGGCAGCAAGGGCATGAACCAGGTTCCTGGCAAGCTGCTACTGTGGGACACGAAGAGCATGAAGCAGCAG CTTCAGTTCTCTCTGGACCCAGAACCCATTGCTGTCAACTGTACAGCCTTCAATCACAATGGGAACCTACTGGTCACAGGAGCAGCTGACGGTGTCATCCGGCTGTTTG ACATGCAGCAGCACGAGTGTGCCATGAGCTGGCGGGCCCACTGCGGGGAGGTCTGCTCCGTGGAGTTCAGCTGTGATGAGAATGCTGTGTACAGCATCGGCGAGGATGGCAAG TTCATCCAATGGAACATCCACAAGAGTGGCTTGAAAGTATCTGAGTACAGCCTCCCCTCGGATGCCACCGGTCCCTTTGTACTGTCTGGTTACAGCGGCTACAAGCAGGTTCAAGTGCCCAGAGGCCGACTCTTCGCTTTTGACTCAGAGGGCAATTATATGTTGACATGCTCTGCCACAGGGGGAGTCATCTACAAG CTGGGTGGTGATGAGAAGGTTCTGGAGAGCTGCTTGAGCCTGGGTGGCCACCGGGCCCCTGTGGTCACTGTGGACTGGAGCACTGCCATGGACTGTGGGACCTGCCTCACTGCCTCCATGGATGGCAAGATCAAGCTGACCACCCTCCTGGCCCATAAGCTCTGA